The Streptomyces sp. Je 1-332 genome has a window encoding:
- the uvrA gene encoding excinuclease ABC subunit UvrA — MSKDASDPFVHVRGARENNLRNIDVDVPRDAMVAFTGVSGSGKTSLAFGTLYAEAQRRYFESVAPYARRLLQQVGAPHVQDITGLPPAVALQQRRGAPSSRSTVGTITTLSNLLRMLYSRAGTYPARAARLEAESFSPNTAAGACPQCHGLGVVHDVAEDLLVPDPALSIREGAIAAWPGAWQGANLRSVVNGLGIDIDRPWRRLRKKDRQWLLYTDEQPSVYIEPEEARVDYGYQGKFWSARKHVMHVLADSKSEKMRERALRFVRSVPCPECHGSGLRPEALAVMFAGHSIAEINAMPLIEVVALLRPVAERSEADATTSTARSGETTEVAVRICADLVARVDVLLDLGLGYLSLGRRSTTLSPGEAQRLRIATQLRSGLFGVVYVLDEPSAGLHPADAEPLLDVLDRLKAAGNSLFVVEHDMDVVRRADWVVDIGPGAGEGGGRVLYSGPVAGLERVGESPTSQYLFGRAQPLDHRPRAPHGWLHLRGVSRHNLRDVSVDVPLCVLTAVTGVSGSGKSTLVTQVLAEVVRGHLGVVPEEPDEAQLEVDVQDASGIESFDRLVLVDQRPIGRTPRSNLATYTGMFDAVRKLYAATDEARARGYSAGRFSFNVPQGRCETCQGEGFVAVELLFLPGTYAPCPTCRGARYNAETLEVTYRGKNIADVLALSVDAAAEFLSAVPAASRSLETLREVGLGYLRLGQPATELSGGEAQRIKLATELQRARRGHALYLLDEPTAGLHPSDIALLLRQLHRLVDAGNTVVLVEHDLDTIATADWVIDLGPGGGDAGGRVVAAGPPAKVAKARRSATAPYLAARLARS; from the coding sequence GTGAGCAAGGACGCGAGTGACCCCTTCGTACATGTCCGGGGCGCCAGGGAGAACAACCTGCGGAACATCGATGTCGACGTGCCGCGGGACGCGATGGTCGCCTTCACCGGCGTCTCGGGTTCGGGCAAGACCTCGCTCGCCTTCGGCACGCTCTACGCGGAGGCCCAGCGGCGCTACTTCGAGTCCGTGGCACCGTACGCCCGAAGGCTGTTGCAACAGGTAGGCGCACCGCACGTGCAGGACATCACCGGACTGCCACCCGCCGTGGCCCTGCAGCAGCGACGCGGGGCGCCCAGCTCGCGCTCGACGGTCGGCACCATCACCACGCTGTCCAATCTGCTGCGCATGCTGTACTCCCGCGCCGGCACCTACCCGGCCAGGGCTGCTCGGCTGGAAGCCGAGTCGTTCTCACCCAACACCGCGGCCGGTGCCTGCCCGCAGTGCCACGGGCTGGGCGTCGTGCACGACGTCGCCGAGGACCTGCTCGTGCCCGACCCCGCGCTGAGTATCCGCGAGGGGGCGATCGCCGCCTGGCCGGGTGCCTGGCAGGGCGCCAACCTGCGCAGTGTCGTGAACGGCCTGGGGATCGACATCGACCGACCGTGGCGCAGGCTCAGGAAGAAGGACCGGCAGTGGCTGCTGTACACGGACGAGCAGCCCTCCGTGTACATCGAGCCGGAGGAGGCCCGCGTCGACTACGGCTACCAGGGCAAGTTCTGGAGCGCCCGCAAGCACGTCATGCACGTCCTCGCCGACTCCAAGAGCGAGAAGATGCGCGAACGGGCGCTCCGGTTCGTCAGGAGTGTGCCCTGCCCCGAATGTCACGGCAGCGGACTGCGGCCCGAGGCGCTCGCCGTGATGTTCGCAGGACATTCCATCGCCGAGATCAACGCGATGCCGCTCATCGAGGTCGTGGCATTGCTGCGGCCCGTCGCGGAGCGGTCCGAGGCCGACGCCACCACGTCGACCGCCCGATCCGGGGAGACGACCGAGGTCGCGGTCCGGATCTGCGCCGATCTGGTGGCACGGGTGGATGTTCTGCTCGACCTTGGCCTCGGATATCTGAGCCTCGGGCGCCGCTCGACGACCCTGTCGCCCGGCGAGGCGCAACGTCTGCGGATCGCCACCCAGCTGCGCTCGGGGCTGTTCGGCGTCGTCTACGTCCTCGACGAACCCTCCGCGGGCCTGCACCCGGCTGACGCGGAACCGCTGCTCGACGTGCTGGACCGCCTCAAGGCGGCGGGCAACTCTCTGTTCGTCGTGGAGCACGACATGGACGTCGTACGGCGGGCGGACTGGGTGGTCGACATCGGTCCCGGCGCGGGCGAGGGCGGCGGGCGCGTGCTGTACAGCGGTCCGGTCGCCGGTCTCGAACGGGTCGGGGAGTCACCCACGAGCCAGTACCTGTTCGGGCGCGCCCAGCCGCTCGATCACCGCCCGCGCGCCCCGCACGGCTGGCTGCACCTGCGCGGCGTCTCCCGCCACAATCTGCGCGACGTGTCGGTGGACGTACCGCTCTGCGTTCTGACGGCGGTGACGGGCGTGTCCGGTTCCGGGAAGTCGACGCTGGTGACGCAGGTGCTCGCCGAGGTCGTCCGTGGCCACCTGGGCGTCGTCCCCGAGGAGCCCGACGAGGCGCAGCTGGAGGTCGACGTCCAGGACGCGTCGGGGATCGAGTCGTTCGACCGCCTGGTGCTGGTCGACCAGCGGCCCATCGGCCGCACTCCGCGGTCCAACCTGGCCACGTACACGGGGATGTTCGACGCGGTGCGCAAGCTGTACGCGGCGACGGACGAGGCCAGGGCGCGCGGCTACTCGGCCGGGCGGTTCTCCTTCAACGTGCCCCAAGGGCGGTGCGAGACCTGCCAGGGCGAAGGGTTCGTCGCGGTGGAGCTGCTGTTCCTGCCCGGCACCTACGCGCCGTGCCCGACCTGCCGGGGCGCCCGGTACAACGCCGAAACCCTGGAAGTCACCTACCGGGGCAAGAACATCGCGGACGTGTTGGCACTGTCCGTCGACGCCGCCGCCGAGTTCCTGTCCGCCGTCCCGGCCGCCTCCCGCAGCCTGGAGACCTTGCGCGAGGTGGGACTCGGCTACCTGCGGCTGGGCCAGCCCGCGACGGAGCTCAGCGGCGGTGAGGCGCAGCGCATCAAACTGGCCACCGAACTGCAGCGAGCTCGCCGCGGCCACGCGCTCTACCTGCTGGACGAGCCGACGGCCGGACTGCACCCCTCGGACATCGCGCTGCTGTTGCGGCAGCTGCACCGGCTCGTCGACGCCGGCAACACGGTCGTCCTCGTCGAGCACGACCTGGACACGATCGCCACCGCCGACTGGGTCATCGATCTCGGGCCCGGCGGGGGCGACGCGGGCGGGCGGGTGGTCGCGGCGGGCCCGCCGGCCAAAGTGGCGAAGGCCCGCCGCAGCGCCACCGCGCCCTACCTCGCGGCCCGGCTCGCGCGCTCCTGA
- a CDS encoding LysR family transcriptional regulator, with the protein MDVDTRLLRYFAAVADEGSLTGAAKRLFVSQPALTKQIRRLEDDLGVRLFARSRSGMALTEAGRELASRVSALLDNWDEAVQATGQAAQVLRLGFLDAGAVGAVPEVIAAFRKAQPEWRVELRQFDWSDPGADLARGEVDAAVVRLPFPGQERLTVRELFTEDRGVLLPARHPLANSETVEFRELRDELFVASGAETGTWREHWLAVEERDGHPVRVGAVTSRPDEWLGAVAGGCVALAPASAARFYSHPDVVFRPVRGVSPSRVGLVRPRGRTHEAALDELLEAIVRRLSRS; encoded by the coding sequence ATGGATGTGGACACGCGCCTGCTTCGGTACTTCGCCGCAGTGGCGGATGAGGGGAGCCTGACGGGGGCAGCGAAGAGGCTGTTCGTCTCGCAGCCTGCGCTGACCAAGCAGATCCGGCGCCTGGAGGACGATCTCGGTGTACGGCTTTTCGCGCGTTCGCGGTCGGGGATGGCGCTGACCGAGGCTGGTCGTGAGCTCGCCTCCCGGGTGTCCGCACTGCTGGACAACTGGGACGAGGCGGTGCAGGCAACGGGCCAAGCGGCGCAGGTGCTGCGCCTGGGCTTCCTGGACGCGGGCGCAGTGGGTGCCGTCCCCGAGGTCATCGCCGCGTTCCGCAAGGCGCAGCCGGAGTGGCGGGTGGAACTGCGGCAGTTCGACTGGTCGGACCCGGGTGCCGACCTGGCCCGGGGTGAGGTGGATGCAGCAGTGGTGCGTTTGCCGTTTCCGGGGCAAGAGAGGTTGACGGTGCGGGAATTGTTTACTGAGGACCGGGGGGTGCTGCTACCAGCTCGGCATCCGCTGGCGAACAGCGAGACGGTGGAGTTCCGGGAGCTGCGGGACGAGCTGTTCGTCGCGTCCGGAGCCGAGACCGGAACCTGGAGGGAGCACTGGCTGGCCGTGGAGGAGCGAGACGGGCACCCTGTCCGGGTAGGCGCCGTCACCAGCCGTCCCGACGAGTGGCTCGGAGCGGTGGCTGGCGGCTGCGTGGCGCTGGCCCCGGCGTCGGCGGCCCGTTTCTACTCCCACCCGGACGTGGTCTTCCGTCCAGTCCGCGGGGTCTCACCGAGCCGGGTTGGGCTGGTCCGGCCTCGGGGGCGGACGCACGAGGCGGCGCTGGACGAGCTGCTGGAGGCCATCGTACGGCGACTGAGCCGGAGTTGA
- a CDS encoding DoxX family protein has translation MTSTQLAFLVVTLLTVAVNVGIAAADLAGARFVLANSAEVGVPRSWLPRLATLKLAGAAGLLLGLVDAALRPLAAAAAGGLALLYLGALAFHLRARVLYNLAFPGFYFATAVASLALTVSS, from the coding sequence ATGACCAGTACCCAGCTCGCTTTTCTCGTTGTCACCCTGCTCACCGTCGCCGTCAACGTCGGTATCGCCGCCGCCGACCTTGCCGGGGCGCGCTTCGTGCTGGCCAACTCGGCGGAGGTAGGTGTCCCCCGGTCCTGGCTGCCCCGGCTGGCCACCCTCAAGCTGGCTGGCGCGGCGGGCCTCCTCCTCGGCCTCGTCGACGCCGCACTGCGCCCCCTCGCCGCGGCTGCGGCCGGCGGTCTCGCCCTGCTCTATCTAGGCGCGCTTGCCTTCCACCTGCGCGCCCGCGTGCTCTACAACCTCGCCTTCCCCGGTTTCTATTTCGCCACCGCCGTCGCCTCGCTGGCCTTGACGGTGTCCTCTTGA
- a CDS encoding PAS domain S-box protein: MDDSGLKALLEDLPVFWWEVDEPWQVLERGGGAFADTGTAQRFLERLQQERSAPGHRPPEEGRWQARFDGRTFDVSWPLDENRAHSPTRGLAVEVDAHPEVPRRYAAFADLIDRAPAAAFIRDRDGRYLWANHAYAHLYGTTAEELAGKCIEDFDAPADAVQFRALDQEILTRGTQVRHTLGYRRPDGSAGQAVGHRFPVRENTQTCVAGIYVDITDHLRAMVQRQEAEENLQALRDHSGLPCALLSADGRVIEASAAAADLFHLGLPDLVGRRAHTLLAPASAPDLDRLHRRWNGLIARRTRRMETSAVLVDSQGLQRRARLHLTTVGHSTARARHVWAVITHQSLAHEAHPPLTAAQVRILSLLAEGSSNSDIAASLKLSRQTVDYHLSRLRQALGAATRPALVARAYVLGILAPRAWPPRSATAAHPLSTV; encoded by the coding sequence ACGAGCCGTGGCAGGTGCTGGAGAGAGGAGGCGGCGCCTTCGCTGACACCGGCACGGCGCAGCGCTTCCTGGAACGGCTGCAGCAGGAACGTTCGGCCCCGGGGCACCGCCCGCCCGAGGAGGGCCGCTGGCAGGCCCGGTTCGACGGCCGCACCTTCGACGTGAGCTGGCCCCTGGACGAGAACCGCGCCCACAGTCCCACGCGCGGCCTCGCCGTGGAGGTCGACGCACACCCCGAAGTCCCGCGCCGGTACGCGGCCTTCGCCGACCTCATCGACCGCGCCCCGGCCGCCGCCTTCATCCGGGACCGGGACGGACGCTACCTGTGGGCCAACCACGCCTACGCGCACCTCTACGGCACCACTGCGGAAGAACTCGCCGGCAAGTGCATCGAGGACTTCGACGCCCCCGCCGACGCCGTCCAGTTCCGCGCCCTCGACCAGGAGATCCTCACCCGGGGCACGCAGGTGCGCCACACCCTCGGCTACCGCCGCCCGGACGGCAGCGCCGGTCAGGCGGTCGGCCACCGTTTCCCCGTGCGCGAGAACACGCAGACCTGCGTCGCCGGAATCTACGTGGACATCACGGACCACCTCCGTGCCATGGTCCAACGGCAGGAGGCGGAGGAGAACCTACAGGCGTTGCGCGACCACAGCGGCCTGCCCTGCGCACTGCTCTCCGCCGACGGACGCGTGATCGAGGCGAGCGCGGCGGCCGCCGACCTGTTCCACCTCGGCCTGCCCGACCTGGTGGGCCGCCGCGCGCACACGCTGCTCGCCCCCGCCTCCGCCCCCGACCTCGACCGGCTGCACCGCAGATGGAACGGTCTGATAGCGCGCCGCACCAGACGGATGGAGACATCCGCCGTGCTCGTCGACAGCCAGGGGCTACAACGCCGCGCGCGGCTCCACCTGACGACCGTCGGCCACTCCACTGCCCGTGCCCGGCACGTCTGGGCGGTCATCACCCACCAGAGCCTCGCCCACGAGGCCCATCCGCCGCTCACCGCCGCGCAGGTCCGCATCCTGTCCCTCCTGGCGGAGGGCAGCAGCAACAGTGACATCGCCGCCTCGCTGAAGCTGTCCAGGCAGACGGTCGACTACCACCTCAGCCGCCTGCGGCAGGCCCTGGGAGCCGCCACCCGCCCCGCCCTGGTCGCCCGCGCCTATGTCCTGGGTATCCTCGCCCCCCGCGCCTGGCCCCCACGCTCTGCCACGGCGGCCCACCCGCTCAGTACGGTCTGA